The Desmonostoc muscorum LEGE 12446 genome includes a region encoding these proteins:
- a CDS encoding Rrf2 family transcriptional regulator has protein sequence MKLTTRGHYSVKALLDLSLQPRYGPASVKAIAKRQDIPAPYLEKLLIEMRRASLVNSIRGSIGGYQLAREPIQISIGQILEAVGESITHLPHHTPAPTQAEDWVTFTLWQRLNQKLKEALYTITLADLYYDARSWQASLGEEASFVV, from the coding sequence ATGAAACTAACTACCAGAGGACATTACAGTGTGAAGGCGTTGCTAGATTTGAGTTTACAGCCAAGATATGGGCCTGCATCTGTAAAAGCGATCGCCAAACGCCAAGATATTCCAGCTCCTTACCTCGAAAAACTACTAATAGAAATGCGTCGTGCGTCTTTAGTGAATTCAATTCGTGGTAGCATTGGCGGATATCAATTGGCAAGAGAACCTATACAAATATCTATAGGGCAAATTTTAGAAGCAGTCGGTGAGAGCATTACTCATTTACCCCATCACACTCCAGCACCCACACAAGCTGAAGATTGGGTAACATTTACCCTTTGGCAAAGGCTCAATCAAAAGCTCAAAGAAGCTTTGTACACTATTACTCTGGCAGACCTTTATTACGATGCTCGTAGTTGGCAAGCTTCCCTTGGGGAAGAAGCTAGTTTTGTGGTTTAG
- the cbiB gene encoding adenosylcobinamide-phosphate synthase CbiB codes for MTSAVVLIIAALLDYLIGDPWGWPHPVQFIGWVISRLTKFSLQLCQHSLTQRLAGILLGIIVIIGSGLVGFLLVQSARWVHPVLGIALESILLASCFASRSLRTAAVAVLQPLTAGDLPEARNILSNYVGRDTQNLSEAEILRAVLETVTENATDAVMAPLFYAIIGVFVPIVGSIPLALAYKASSTLDSMVGYREAPYTYFGWFSARLEDCLTWLPCRLTVITLAVLSGKPMHVWRICRRDAITDPSPNSGWSECAYAAILGVQMGGKNWYRGVAKHKPLLGDAIYPITPNSIYNALQLTRYCFLLWLGIAIAIFLTNSAEFPIRLYGGDG; via the coding sequence ATGACATCCGCTGTTGTTTTAATCATTGCCGCACTTTTAGATTACTTAATTGGCGATCCTTGGGGTTGGCCTCATCCTGTGCAATTTATCGGGTGGGTAATTTCTCGGCTGACCAAGTTTTCTCTGCAATTGTGTCAACATTCTCTAACACAACGTCTAGCTGGAATTTTACTAGGCATTATCGTCATAATTGGTAGCGGTCTTGTCGGTTTTTTGCTCGTTCAAAGTGCCAGATGGGTGCATCCAGTGTTGGGAATTGCTTTAGAAAGTATTCTTTTGGCTAGTTGTTTTGCTAGCAGAAGTTTGCGAACAGCAGCAGTGGCTGTTTTACAACCTTTAACAGCAGGAGATTTACCAGAAGCTCGTAATATTTTAAGTAATTATGTTGGTCGGGATACACAAAATCTCTCAGAAGCAGAAATTTTGCGAGCCGTTTTAGAAACAGTCACGGAAAATGCTACTGATGCAGTAATGGCTCCACTTTTTTATGCAATTATTGGTGTCTTTGTGCCAATTGTGGGGTCAATTCCCTTAGCTTTAGCATACAAAGCCAGTAGTACTCTTGATTCAATGGTGGGTTACCGGGAAGCACCTTATACTTATTTTGGGTGGTTTAGTGCGCGATTGGAAGATTGTTTGACTTGGCTACCTTGCCGATTAACAGTTATCACTCTAGCAGTGTTATCGGGTAAACCGATGCATGTTTGGCGAATTTGTCGCCGGGATGCAATTACCGATCCTAGTCCCAATTCCGGCTGGAGTGAGTGCGCCTACGCTGCTATTTTAGGTGTACAAATGGGGGGTAAAAATTGGTATCGTGGGGTAGCTAAACACAAACCATTGCTAGGAGACGCTATTTATCCCATTACCCCAAATTCTATTTACAATGCTTTGCAACTGACTCGATATTGTTTTTTACTATGGTTAGGAATAGCGATCGCTATTTTTTTAACTAATTCGGCGGAATTCCCCATCCGTCTATACGGTGGGGATGGATAG
- the pyrR gene encoding bifunctional pyr operon transcriptional regulator/uracil phosphoribosyltransferase PyrR yields the protein MSAKVVEILSSEEIRRTLTRLASQIVERSRDLSQLVLLGIYTRGAVLAQLLARQIETLEGVAVSVGALDITFYRDDLDKIGLRTPTKSDIPFDLTGKTVVLVDDVIFKGRTIRAALNAVNEYGRPEVIRLAVLVDRGHRELPIHPDFIGKLLPTAKEEIVKVYLQDCDGRDAVELMGD from the coding sequence ATGTCTGCAAAAGTAGTTGAGATCCTCTCATCAGAAGAAATTCGTCGTACTTTGACTCGCCTTGCCTCTCAAATTGTAGAAAGGTCGCGTGATTTGTCCCAATTGGTGCTTCTTGGTATATATACTAGGGGTGCTGTATTAGCACAATTGTTGGCGCGTCAGATTGAGACACTCGAAGGTGTAGCCGTTTCCGTCGGCGCTTTAGATATTACATTTTATCGAGATGACCTTGACAAAATTGGTTTGCGAACTCCGACCAAAAGCGATATTCCTTTTGATCTGACGGGGAAAACCGTTGTACTCGTGGATGATGTGATTTTCAAAGGACGGACAATTCGTGCTGCTTTGAATGCTGTAAATGAGTACGGAAGACCAGAGGTAATTCGTTTAGCTGTGTTGGTAGACAGGGGTCATCGTGAGTTACCAATTCACCCAGATTTTATTGGTAAGCTGTTGCCTACCGCTAAGGAAGAAATTGTCAAAGTTTACTTACAAGATTGTGATGGACGAGATGCAGTGGAGTTGATGGGAGATTAG
- a CDS encoding tetratricopeptide repeat protein translates to MILERTGLGKTREAAELAKHLNQEGWTVLYLKLGEWLDIPAAMPKEIGTNRKLLFFFDDLNQKMYASRYEISPEAEKSLAERFQVPLQERLLQALNKYEELWEPTEIRVIATARNETHSEDPGKPSPWEKLQWDKYSKLWNRFQTYELSQPEDDAIIAMLAETVPETNIKAETEQYPELARCNDSTFRNVVENLHRLQNESLPLTVKNYRHTLKDTWENRYKKAVKKYPASCYIYDAVDLLQQFEIPLYRFTVEPTARMLAAKNFWQQLWYYWQIRRATNYLISAERILEPRDGQIEAKPKQVEAGEYTLPFTRLILQLAEKHQEIPTSLLSFSWNLINSKRYQDALRCLNKALSFTPDSSDIWFAKGNALHDLRRFEEAIASFNQATKIKPDYHQAWNNRGNALDDLGRLEEAIASYDQATKIKPDYHEAWNNRGIALFNLGRLEEAIASYNQATKIKPDYHQAWYNKACSYGLQGNIDLAIENLQQAINLNPEWREIAKTDTDFDKIREDRRFQDLISH, encoded by the coding sequence TTGATTTTAGAACGCACGGGATTAGGGAAAACGCGGGAAGCAGCAGAGTTGGCAAAGCACCTCAATCAAGAAGGTTGGACGGTGCTTTACCTCAAATTAGGAGAATGGCTAGATATTCCGGCGGCTATGCCCAAGGAGATTGGCACAAACCGCAAATTGCTGTTTTTCTTTGACGATTTGAATCAGAAAATGTATGCTAGCCGCTACGAAATCTCCCCAGAAGCCGAGAAAAGTCTGGCAGAACGGTTTCAAGTTCCTTTGCAAGAAAGGCTGTTGCAAGCTTTGAATAAGTATGAGGAGTTATGGGAACCGACAGAAATCCGCGTCATCGCCACCGCACGCAATGAAACACACTCCGAAGATCCTGGAAAACCCAGTCCTTGGGAAAAACTGCAATGGGATAAATATTCCAAGCTGTGGAACCGATTTCAAACCTATGAATTGTCGCAACCGGAAGATGATGCCATCATTGCGATGTTAGCAGAAACGGTTCCAGAAACAAACATCAAAGCTGAAACAGAGCAATATCCAGAACTAGCTAGGTGCAATGACAGCACTTTTAGAAATGTAGTCGAAAATCTCCACCGCCTGCAAAATGAAAGCTTGCCTTTGACTGTCAAAAATTACCGCCACACCCTAAAAGACACTTGGGAAAACCGTTACAAGAAAGCAGTAAAAAAGTACCCTGCCAGCTGCTACATTTATGATGCCGTGGACTTGCTGCAACAATTCGAGATTCCACTTTATCGCTTCACAGTGGAGCCTACTGCACGGATGTTAGCGGCGAAGAATTTCTGGCAGCAGCTTTGGTATTATTGGCAAATACGCAGGGCTACCAATTATCTGATTTCAGCTGAGCGCATCCTAGAACCGCGTGATGGGCAAATTGAAGCTAAGCCAAAGCAGGTAGAAGCAGGGGAATACACATTGCCCTTCACTCGTTTAATATTGCAGCTAGCAGAGAAACACCAAGAAATTCCAACTTCCCTGTTGAGTTTTAGCTGGAATTTAATCAACTCAAAACGCTATCAAGATGCGCTACGTTGCTTAAACAAAGCTCTCAGTTTTACACCTGATTCCTCTGACATCTGGTTTGCCAAAGGCAATGCGCTACATGATTTGAGAAGATTTGAAGAAGCGATCGCCTCTTTTAACCAAGCCACCAAAATCAAACCCGACTATCACCAAGCTTGGAACAACCGGGGCAATGCACTAGATGATTTGGGAAGATTAGAAGAAGCGATCGCCTCTTATGACCAAGCCACCAAAATCAAACCCGACTATCACGAAGCTTGGAACAACCGGGGCATTGCGCTATTTAATTTGGGAAGATTAGAAGAAGCGATCGCCTCTTATAACCAAGCCACCAAAATCAAACCCGACTATCACCAAGCTTGGTACAACAAAGCTTGCTCTTATGGTTTACAAGGGAATATCGATTTGGCAATAGAAAATTTGCAACAAGCTATCAACCTAAATCCTGAATGGCGAGAGATAGCAAAAACTGATACTGATTTTGACAAGATTCGAGAAGATAGGCGGTTTCAAGATTTGATTAGTCATTAG
- a CDS encoding nuclear transport factor 2 family protein: MTNDEVIAANGAFYRAFERKDIEAMSAIWSQGTGSFCIHPGSRVLRGWKEIRTSWEQIFKNTAYIEINTDVIATELTDNIAYVVLIENVFQVVNDRRLEAQSTATNVFQFLGGKWYLVHHHGSPILR; encoded by the coding sequence ATGACCAACGATGAAGTTATAGCCGCTAATGGAGCTTTTTATCGAGCTTTTGAAAGAAAAGATATTGAGGCGATGAGTGCAATATGGTCACAAGGAACTGGTAGTTTTTGTATTCATCCTGGCAGTAGAGTGCTACGAGGTTGGAAAGAAATTCGCACCTCTTGGGAGCAGATATTTAAAAACACTGCTTATATTGAAATAAACACAGATGTAATTGCTACAGAATTAACTGATAATATCGCTTATGTTGTGCTGATAGAAAATGTGTTTCAAGTCGTAAATGACAGAAGACTTGAAGCACAATCAACAGCTACAAATGTATTTCAGTTTCTCGGTGGTAAGTGGTATTTAGTTCATCATCATGGGAGTCCGATTTTGCGGTGA